AACGGATTTCTCACCCATCCGTTCTAAATCGATCAATTGCTCTCTCGTTAACGTATACAAATCAGAAACATCGCGTACGAGTTCCGCAAGGTATAATTGTTCAACGACCCGTTCACCGATGCCCTCAATATTCATCGCGTTCCTTGATACGAAATGAATAATCGCTTCCTTCATTTGCGCAGGACATTTCGGGTTTACACAACGGAGCGCAACTTCTTCCTCAAGTCGAACTAATTCAGAATCGCATTCAGGACAGTTTTCCGGCATTTCAAACGGAACTTCATCTCCCGAACGCTTTTCCACAATAGGCGCGACAACTTCCGGAATGATATCACCCGCTTTCCGGATGATCACAGTATCCCCGATCCGAATATCTTTTTCTTTGATTAAATCTTCATTATGAAGTGTCGCTCTCCCCACTGTCGATCCGGCGACGAGAACGGGCTCAAGAATCGCTGTCGGCGTCACAACGCCTGTCCGTCCAACGCTAAGCTCAACATCGATCAGTTTGGTTATCACTTCTTCGGCTGGAAACTTAAAAGCCGTCGCCCATCTTGGACTGCGCGCTGTGAACCCTAGTTGTTCTTGGTCTTCGAATAAATCCACCTTCACCACGATACCGTCAATGTCGTAATCCAAATCAGATTTCGCGTCAGCCCATTTATCGATATAGGCAATGACTTCGTCAATCGATTTACAACGACGTCTTTCTTTATTCGTCTCAAACCCTAGCGCATCCGCATAATTTAGTGCGTCGGAATGGCTGTCAACGCCGAATTCGCTGCCGTCTCCGCCAATCCCGTATATAAATATAGCAAGGTTTCGGCTAGCAGCAATTTTGGTGTCAAGTTGACGCAAAGATCCCGCTGCCGCATTTCGAGGATTCGCAAACGGTTCTTCACCCGCTTCATCCCGGGATTCATTCAATTTCACGAAAGATTTTTTAGGCATATACGCTTCGCCCCGAACTTCGATAGAAACTGGTTCATGCAAACGAAGCGGAATGGACCTTATCGTTCTTAAGTTTGCGGTAATATCTTCTCCGACCGTTCCGTCGCCCCGGGTCGCGCCTTGAACAAAACGCCCATCAACGTAGCGCAATGAAATCGCGAGGCCATCGATTTTCAATTCACAAATATAGGAAACTTCAGAGCCTGTCGCTTCTTGGACTCTTCGGTCGAAATCACGTAAGTCGTCTTCATTAAATGCATTCGATAAGCTAAGCATCGGGTTTTCATGAGTCACTTTTCCGAAACCCGAAAGAATCTCGCCGCCGACCCGCTGCGTGGGCGAATCCGGGAACCTTAAATCAGGATTTTCGATTTCGATTTTCAACAATTCCCCGAAATACTCATCATAGACTGCGTCAGTTACGAGCGGTTTATCGAGTACATAATAAGCATGGCCGTATTTATGGAGGAGGCTATTTAGCTCTTCCACTCGCTTTTCCAGTTCAATTTTGTCTTTCATTTGGTTTCCTCCTTGGCAATTCATACCTTTTCAATCGGAGCAAATTTGGCTAATAATCGTTTAACGCCGACTGGATTTGGAAAAGCGATATCAAGTTCGATGTCGTCAGCAGATCCTTTCACACTGACAACCATGCCTGTGCCCCATACTTTATGGCTCGCTTTATCGCCAACGTTCCAGCCCATTTTCTCGCCGCCGCTTGCTTGATAAGCAGGTCTGGTTACAGCAGCACGTCTAGCTGACGCGCCCATTCGATTTCGCGGGCTGCTTCCGATAGAAAAAGCACTTTTCTCGGATAACTCTTCCGTAATGTCTTCCGAAATTTCCGCGATAAACCGGGATGGATTATTATAACTCGCACGTCCGTAAAGCGTTCGGTAACGCGCCGATGTCAAGTAAAGTTTCTGCTCCGCACGTGTGATTCCAACGTACGCGAGACGTCTTTCTTCTTCCATTTCCTCGTCATCCCCCATTGAACGGGAATGCGGAAATACGTTTTCTTCCATGCCGATAATAAAGACGACAGGATATTCAAGACCTTTCGCTCCGTGCATCGTCATTAAGACGACTTTCTCAGCATTTTTGTTCTCTTCTTCATCAAGAGAATCAATATCTGCAATTAAAGCTAAGTCTGTCAAAAACGCAACTAGTGATTTATCTTCATCTTCCGATTGTTCTTCAAAAGATTTCGTAACAGACAGAAATTCCTCAATATTTTCAAGTCGGCTTTCTGCTTCAATCGATTTTTCGCTTTTCAACATTTCACGATAACCCGATTTATCAAGAACTTCTTCAACGAGTTCTGAAACCGGTAGAAATTCAGCCATTTTTTTGAAGGCAAGAATCATATCTCGAAACTTTGCCACTTCATTCGCTGCACGTGGCGTTATGCCCATAAAATCCACTTCTTGTAGAGAGTCGAAAATTGAACGGTCATGCATGAATGAAAAACGTGCCATTTTTTCAAATGAAGTCGCACCGATTCCACGTTTCGGTTCATTAATAATACGTGCCAGTGCAAGATCATCTTCGTTATTGGCTATTAATCGCAAATAGGAAAGCAAGTCCTTAATCTCTTTTCGATCATAGAACTTCGTGCCGCCGACAATTGTATAATCGAGATTCGATTTAACGAGAAATTCTTCAATCACCCGTGATTGGGCATTCGTTCGGTATAAAATGGCAAATTGGTCAAGTTTTAAATTTTCTTCCTGTTGCAATTCAAGAATTTTTCCGACGACAAATTGCGATTCATCTTTCTCATCGCTTGCCTTATACACATAAATCGGATCGCCTTCTGTATTCTCCGTATGCAAATTTTTATCATACCGTGTCCGGTTATTGGAAATGACGTCATTCGCTGCTTGCAACACCCGTTGTGTTGAACGGTAGTTTTGTTCAAGCATT
This genomic window from Sporosarcina sp. Marseille-Q4063 contains:
- the ligA gene encoding NAD-dependent DNA ligase LigA, coding for MKDKIELEKRVEELNSLLHKYGHAYYVLDKPLVTDAVYDEYFGELLKIEIENPDLRFPDSPTQRVGGEILSGFGKVTHENPMLSLSNAFNEDDLRDFDRRVQEATGSEVSYICELKIDGLAISLRYVDGRFVQGATRGDGTVGEDITANLRTIRSIPLRLHEPVSIEVRGEAYMPKKSFVKLNESRDEAGEEPFANPRNAAAGSLRQLDTKIAASRNLAIFIYGIGGDGSEFGVDSHSDALNYADALGFETNKERRRCKSIDEVIAYIDKWADAKSDLDYDIDGIVVKVDLFEDQEQLGFTARSPRWATAFKFPAEEVITKLIDVELSVGRTGVVTPTAILEPVLVAGSTVGRATLHNEDLIKEKDIRIGDTVIIRKAGDIIPEVVAPIVEKRSGDEVPFEMPENCPECDSELVRLEEEVALRCVNPKCPAQMKEAIIHFVSRNAMNIEGIGERVVEQLYLAELVRDVSDLYTLTREQLIDLERMGEKSVSNLLTAIENSKENSLEKVLFGLGIRHVGEKAARILAEEFGTLEALMKADAEKLVTIHEIGDKVAESITTYFANEDVVEVLRKLEHYGVNLTYKGQSRQDVPTEGPFAGKTVVLTGKLFEMTRGEAKKEIEALGGKVTGSVSKNTDLVVAGEAAGSKLVRAEELEILVWNEAQLIEALGAKE
- the pcrA gene encoding DNA helicase PcrA — translated: MKTIAENLLTGMNPEQIKAVKKTEGPLLIMAGAGSGKTRVLTHRIAYLVVEKSVYPSNILAITFTNKAAREMRERIDNLLGSGTGERMWVSTFHSMCVRILRRNIDQLGYSKSFSILDSADQLTVIKNVLKELNLDPKQNDARMLLNSISNAKNECIDAKMYREQMNKFNPYEKTIADVYDSYSRRLRQNQSLDFDDLIMLTIELFKRVPDVLEFYQSKFQYIHVDEYQDTNNAQYQLVNMLAAKFNNLCVVGDSDQSIYRWRGADIGNILSFEKDYKDAEVIMLEQNYRSTQRVLQAANDVISNNRTRYDKNLHTENTEGDPIYVYKASDEKDESQFVVGKILELQQEENLKLDQFAILYRTNAQSRVIEEFLVKSNLDYTIVGGTKFYDRKEIKDLLSYLRLIANNEDDLALARIINEPKRGIGATSFEKMARFSFMHDRSIFDSLQEVDFMGITPRAANEVAKFRDMILAFKKMAEFLPVSELVEEVLDKSGYREMLKSEKSIEAESRLENIEEFLSVTKSFEEQSEDEDKSLVAFLTDLALIADIDSLDEEENKNAEKVVLMTMHGAKGLEYPVVFIIGMEENVFPHSRSMGDDEEMEEERRLAYVGITRAEQKLYLTSARYRTLYGRASYNNPSRFIAEISEDITEELSEKSAFSIGSSPRNRMGASARRAAVTRPAYQASGGEKMGWNVGDKASHKVWGTGMVVSVKGSADDIELDIAFPNPVGVKRLLAKFAPIEKV